In Pantoea sp. Aalb, a single genomic region encodes these proteins:
- the cysD gene encoding sulfate adenylyltransferase subunit CysD — protein MNRNRLNYLQKLEAESIYIIREVVAEFNKPVMMYSIGKDSSVMLMIAHKAFYPGRLPFPLLHIDTGWKFRDMYTFRDQITKEMNAELLIYRNPKGLSVNINPFIHGSSKYTDMMKTEALKQALNIYGFDAAFGGARRDEDKSRAKERIYSFRDQFHRWDPKNQRPELWYNYNGQINKGENIRVFPLSNWTELDIWQYIFFENIKIVPLYFAAPRPVLERDGVLLVIDDDRINLQSEEIIKQRMVRFRTLGCWPLTGAIESQAKTVPEIIEEMLLSITSERHGRMIDRDQDSSMEFKKRHGYF, from the coding sequence ATGAATCGTAATCGTTTAAATTATCTACAGAAGTTAGAAGCAGAAAGTATCTATATCATACGTGAGGTTGTAGCCGAATTTAATAAACCTGTTATGATGTATTCTATCGGTAAGGATTCTTCAGTAATGCTTATGATAGCACATAAAGCTTTTTATCCTGGTAGATTGCCTTTTCCTTTATTGCACATTGATACAGGATGGAAATTTCGTGATATGTATACATTTCGCGATCAAATTACAAAAGAGATGAATGCTGAATTATTAATATATCGTAACCCAAAAGGCTTATCAGTAAATATTAATCCATTTATACATGGTAGTTCTAAGTATACTGATATGATGAAAACGGAAGCTTTAAAACAAGCTCTTAATATATATGGATTTGATGCAGCTTTTGGAGGAGCCCGTCGTGATGAAGATAAATCACGTGCTAAAGAACGTATTTATTCTTTTCGTGATCAATTTCATCGTTGGGATCCAAAAAATCAGCGTCCAGAGCTATGGTATAATTATAATGGACAAATTAACAAAGGCGAAAATATTCGAGTATTCCCCTTGTCTAATTGGACTGAATTGGATATTTGGCAGTATATTTTTTTTGAAAACATTAAAATAGTGCCGTTATATTTCGCTGCACCACGTCCTGTATTAGAACGTGATGGTGTACTACTGGTAATTGATGATGATCGTATTAATCTACAATCTGAAGAAATAATAAAACAGCGTATGGTCCGTTTTCGAACTCTTGGATGTTGGCCATTAACTGGAGCTATTGAATCTCAAGCAAAAACTGTTCCAGAAATTATTGAAGAAATGTTGCTCTCTATTACAAGTGAGCGCCATGGACGGATGATTGATCGTGATCAAGATAGCTCAATGGAATTTAAAAAACGTCATGGTTATTTCTAA
- the ispD gene encoding 2-C-methyl-D-erythritol 4-phosphate cytidylyltransferase, with product MNNSTQQLLSDVIAVIPAAGIGSRMQTPCPKQYLTIGQFTILEYSVACILAHRAIKKIVLVLNPDDQWFDSLPLAKDNRIIQIKTGGSIRAESVLAGLQAVYSDWVLIHDAVRPCLHLNDLKRLLLLQKYSKIGGILAVPVIDTIKFGNSEQKTIIKTIKRECLWHALTPQFFPRLLLTNCLKQALKRGVTITDEASALEYCGYYPELIVGRRDNIKVTKLEDLALVSFYLNINQTI from the coding sequence ATGAATAATAGTACTCAACAATTACTTTCTGACGTAATTGCAGTTATTCCTGCTGCTGGCATCGGTAGTAGAATGCAAACTCCATGTCCTAAACAATATTTAACTATTGGTCAATTTACTATTTTAGAGTATAGCGTAGCTTGTATTTTAGCACATCGAGCAATAAAAAAAATAGTGCTAGTGCTTAATCCAGATGATCAATGGTTTGATTCATTACCTTTAGCAAAAGATAATCGTATTATTCAAATAAAGACAGGTGGATCTATACGTGCTGAGTCAGTACTAGCAGGGTTACAAGCAGTCTATAGTGATTGGGTTTTAATACATGATGCAGTACGTCCATGCTTACATTTAAATGATTTAAAACGTTTACTACTATTACAAAAATATAGTAAAATAGGAGGAATTTTAGCAGTGCCAGTTATTGATACAATAAAGTTCGGTAACTCAGAACAAAAAACTATTATTAAGACTATTAAACGTGAGTGTTTATGGCATGCGTTAACACCACAGTTCTTTCCAAGATTATTACTCACTAATTGTTTGAAACAAGCCTTAAAAAGAGGAGTAACTATTACTGATGAGGCTTCAGCTCTTGAATATTGTGGCTATTATCCTGAATTAATAGTTGGTCGTAGAGATAATATTAAAGTAACAAAATTAGAAGACTTAGCTTTAGTATCTTTCTATCTAAACATTAACCAAACTATATGA
- the ispF gene encoding 2-C-methyl-D-erythritol 2,4-cyclodiphosphate synthase has product MRIGHGFDVHPFGGKGPLIIGGVHIPFRYSLVAHSDGDVVLHAITDALLSAAAMGDIGQLFPDTNPTFKGINSRILLCNAWKLIQQKRSYQIGNIDVTIIAQIPTMLPYLLQMRINLTEDLGCNIDDVNIKATTTERLGCIGRCEGIACETVVFLIKKSN; this is encoded by the coding sequence ATGCGTATTGGACACGGATTTGATGTGCATCCATTTGGTGGTAAAGGTCCACTAATAATTGGTGGCGTTCATATTCCATTTAGATATAGTCTTGTCGCTCATTCCGATGGAGATGTCGTCCTACATGCAATCACCGATGCTTTGCTGAGTGCTGCTGCTATGGGAGATATCGGACAGCTATTTCCGGATACTAATCCAACTTTTAAAGGCATTAATAGCCGTATATTACTATGCAATGCATGGAAGTTAATTCAACAAAAAAGATCTTATCAAATTGGTAATATTGATGTTACTATTATTGCTCAAATACCAACAATGCTTCCATATTTATTACAAATGCGTATTAATCTTACTGAGGATCTTGGATGTAATATTGATGATGTAAATATTAAGGCAACTACTACCGAAAGGCTCGGATGTATTGGACGTTGTGAAGGTATTGCTTGTGAGACCGTTGTCTTTTTGATTAAAAAAAGTAATTAA
- the cysN gene encoding sulfate adenylyltransferase subunit CysN, which translates to MNMVIAQQKLAECGGIKSWLKLQKQKSLLRFLTCGSVDDGKSTLIGRLLHDTFQIYEDHLLLLKKDSKRHGTQEQKIDFSLLVDGLQAEREQGITIDVAYRYFSTEKRKFIIADTPGHEQYTRNMVTGASTCELAILLIDVRKGILNQTRRHSFISTLLGIKHLVVAINKMDLVDYNQEIFEKIKLNYLDFSAQLSKNINILFIPISALKGENIVKPSKNMAWYFGPTLLEILETIEINYDISNESMRFPVQYVNRLYLDFRGYSGTLAAGIVQVGQYVKILPSGIESSISRIVTSNGDLQKASVGEAITLVLNNEIDISRGNVLVDRIDNLTAAQSAIVDVVWMAEQALYPNQTYEVKIANKKARGYIDKIIYQIEINTLEKHITESLPLNSIGLIEMTFDEPMILDSYKQNSVTGGMIFIDQLSNATVGAGMINQVIDKKLIEVSPYSNFELELNSLVCNHFPHWGARNLSGNKQ; encoded by the coding sequence ATGAATATGGTTATCGCACAACAAAAGCTCGCTGAGTGTGGCGGAATAAAATCTTGGTTAAAATTACAGAAACAAAAAAGTTTATTACGTTTTTTAACTTGTGGAAGTGTCGATGATGGAAAAAGTACCCTTATAGGTCGATTATTACACGATACTTTCCAAATTTATGAAGACCATCTTTTATTGCTTAAAAAAGATAGTAAACGTCATGGTACTCAAGAACAAAAAATTGATTTTTCATTACTTGTAGATGGTTTACAAGCAGAACGTGAACAGGGAATTACGATTGATGTCGCTTATCGCTATTTTTCTACTGAAAAACGAAAATTTATTATAGCTGATACTCCTGGACATGAACAATATACTCGTAATATGGTAACTGGTGCTTCAACTTGTGAGTTAGCTATTTTATTAATTGATGTACGTAAGGGTATTTTAAATCAAACTCGCAGGCACAGTTTTATTTCTACACTATTAGGTATAAAACATTTAGTTGTTGCAATTAACAAAATGGATTTAGTAGATTATAATCAGGAAATATTTGAGAAAATCAAATTAAATTATCTTGATTTTAGTGCACAATTATCTAAAAACATAAATATATTATTTATTCCAATATCTGCTTTAAAAGGAGAGAACATTGTAAAGCCGAGTAAAAATATGGCATGGTATTTTGGTCCTACATTACTAGAAATATTAGAAACCATAGAGATAAATTATGATATAAGTAATGAATCTATGCGTTTTCCAGTTCAATATGTTAATCGTCTTTATCTTGATTTCCGAGGTTATTCTGGAACCTTAGCTGCTGGGATAGTGCAGGTAGGACAATATGTAAAGATTTTACCATCAGGTATTGAATCAAGTATTTCTCGAATTGTAACTTCTAATGGTGATTTGCAGAAGGCGAGTGTTGGCGAAGCAATTACTTTAGTTTTAAACAATGAAATTGATATCAGCCGTGGTAATGTATTAGTAGATAGAATAGATAACTTAACAGCAGCCCAATCAGCTATCGTTGATGTCGTATGGATGGCAGAACAAGCATTATATCCCAATCAAACTTATGAAGTTAAAATCGCCAATAAAAAAGCACGTGGTTATATAGATAAAATTATTTATCAGATTGAAATAAATACCTTAGAAAAACATATTACCGAGAGTTTACCTTTAAATAGTATTGGTTTAATAGAAATGACATTTGATGAACCTATGATATTAGATTCTTATAAGCAAAACTCAGTCACTGGAGGCATGATATTTATTGATCAACTAAGTAATGCTACTGTAGGAGCAGGTATGATTAATCAAGTGATAGATAAAAAGCTTATAGAAGTTAGCCCATATAGTAATTTTGAATTAGAATTAAATTCGTTAGTATGTAATCACTTTCCTCATTGGGGGGCTCGTAATTTATCAGGTAATAAACAATGA
- the cysC gene encoding adenylyl-sulfate kinase encodes MMLQNKNYIKNIIWHNHLVTCTDREQHHGHKSILLWFTGLSGSGKSTIASEMEYILYHLGISTYLLDGDNLRHGLCRDLDFNVNDRKENIRRVAEVAKLMVDAGLIVLAAFISPYRSDRKMVRNLLGHERFLEIFMDTPLEICEARDPKGLYKKARAGKLKNFTGLNAVYEVPDAPDIYLNGQQLVTKLIDQLLDFLFHHNIIKV; translated from the coding sequence ATGATGTTACAAAATAAGAACTATATTAAAAATATAATATGGCATAATCATCTAGTAACTTGTACTGATCGTGAACAACATCATGGACATAAAAGTATATTATTATGGTTTACAGGACTTTCTGGTTCTGGTAAATCTACTATAGCTAGTGAAATGGAATATATACTTTATCATTTAGGTATTAGTACCTATTTGCTAGATGGTGATAATTTAAGACATGGACTATGTCGGGATCTTGATTTTAATGTTAATGATCGCAAAGAAAATATTCGTCGTGTTGCTGAAGTAGCAAAATTAATGGTAGATGCTGGATTAATAGTTTTAGCAGCTTTTATCTCGCCATATCGATCTGATCGTAAAATGGTACGTAATTTACTTGGACATGAACGGTTTTTAGAAATTTTTATGGATACACCTTTGGAAATATGTGAAGCACGAGATCCTAAAGGTTTATATAAAAAAGCACGAGCTGGTAAGTTAAAAAATTTTACAGGATTAAATGCTGTTTATGAAGTACCAGATGCTCCTGATATTTATCTTAATGGTCAACAATTAGTAACTAAATTAATTGATCAATTATTAGATTTTCTATTTCATCATAATATTATCAAAGTATAA
- the ftsB gene encoding cell division protein FtsB — protein sequence MEKLVLLLLILLGWFQYSFWLGENGIYDYKRINENIILQQEYNSKIKKVNSQLIIEIEDLNCNLDAIEERARSELGMIKPGETFYRFIQE from the coding sequence ATGGAAAAGTTAGTATTATTATTACTCATATTACTGGGATGGTTTCAGTATTCTTTTTGGTTAGGTGAAAACGGTATTTATGATTATAAACGTATTAATGAAAATATTATTTTACAACAGGAATATAATTCCAAAATTAAAAAAGTTAATAGTCAATTAATTATTGAAATCGAAGATCTTAATTGTAATCTTGATGCAATTGAAGAACGTGCACGTAGTGAATTAGGCATGATTAAGCCAGGCGAAACATTTTATCGATTCATACAAGAATAA
- the nlpD gene encoding murein hydrolase activator NlpD produces MSIGSKFFQLSYHIILFFLITILLISCSQNDFLYAPISKITHIPSSLAIKKISHLSLFHDYKLNYLKPSIPSSQLITINNDNKYDNIKHNLIIYNRNYKNILKKKGYYRNQTYTVKYGDTLFYIAWITGCDLHNLAQHNNISIPYRLKIGQKLHIIGNNFTKINSIITTSNKIQSSIFMSNSLKNIKSHLRTKQPVIIYSDHLHNLLHSKFLSSKVNNHLAKTTAPITTSLTVSNRTNNNTLVKSWVWPVVNGKIVNNFSTQESGNKGIDIVGLRGQPVVSAAAGKVVYTGNVLRGYGNLIIVKHNEDCLSAYAYNDTVLVQEQQEVKAGQKIATIGSTGTNSLKLHFEIRYKGKSVNPLRYLPQR; encoded by the coding sequence ATGAGCATTGGAAGTAAATTTTTTCAATTAAGTTATCATATAATATTATTTTTTTTAATTACTATTTTATTAATTAGTTGTAGTCAAAATGATTTTTTATATGCTCCTATTAGCAAAATTACTCATATACCATCTTCATTAGCGATTAAAAAAATATCGCACTTATCTTTATTTCATGATTACAAATTAAATTATCTTAAACCATCTATCCCATCTTCTCAATTAATTACGATTAATAATGATAATAAATATGATAATATTAAGCATAATTTAATTATCTATAATAGAAATTATAAAAATATCTTGAAAAAAAAAGGATATTATCGAAATCAAACTTATACTGTCAAATATGGAGATACATTATTTTATATTGCATGGATTACTGGATGCGATCTTCACAATTTAGCACAGCATAATAATATATCAATACCTTATCGATTGAAAATAGGACAAAAATTGCATATTATAGGTAATAATTTTACCAAAATAAATTCAATAATCACTACATCTAATAAAATACAGTCTAGTATTTTTATGTCAAATAGTTTAAAAAATATTAAATCTCATTTGAGAACAAAGCAACCTGTTATTATATATTCTGATCATTTACATAATTTATTACATAGTAAATTCCTATCGTCAAAAGTTAACAATCATTTAGCAAAAACTACAGCTCCGATTACTACTTCTCTTACAGTTAGCAATAGAACTAATAATAATACATTAGTGAAAAGCTGGGTTTGGCCAGTTGTTAATGGTAAAATAGTTAATAATTTTTCTACACAGGAAAGTGGAAATAAAGGTATCGATATTGTTGGTTTACGTGGACAACCTGTTGTTTCTGCTGCAGCTGGAAAAGTGGTATATACAGGTAATGTACTCCGTGGATACGGTAATTTAATTATTGTTAAACATAATGAAGATTGTCTTAGTGCTTATGCTTATAATGATACAGTTCTAGTTCAGGAACAACAAGAAGTTAAAGCAGGACAAAAAATTGCTACTATAGGAAGTACTGGAACTAATTCTTTGAAGTTGCACTTTGAAATTCGTTACAAGGGAAAATCTGTAAATCCATTACGTTATTTACCACAGCGCTAA
- the rpoS gene encoding RNA polymerase sigma factor RpoS, with protein MNQNTLKVNELLHHDLEFEENGVEVFNDNDLIEEDLLSQNATQRVLDATQLYLGEIGYSPLLTAEEEVFFARRALRGDVSSRRRMIESNLRLVVKIARRYSNRGLSLLDLIEEGNLGLIRTVEKFDPERGFRFSTYATWWIRQTIERAIMNQTRTIRLPIHIVKELNVYLRTARELSHKLDHEPSAEEIAEQLDKPVDDVSRMLRLNERITSVDIPLGSGDCEKALLEILTDDKDNDPENTTQDDDIKQSIVKWLFELNAKQREVLARRFGLLGYEAATLEDVGREIGLTRERVRQIQVEGLRRLREILQAQGLNIEALFQE; from the coding sequence ATGAACCAGAATACGCTGAAAGTTAACGAGTTATTACATCACGATTTAGAATTCGAAGAAAATGGAGTTGAGGTTTTTAATGATAATGATTTAATTGAAGAAGATTTATTATCACAGAATGCAACACAACGTGTTTTAGATGCAACTCAACTTTACCTTGGAGAAATTGGTTATTCTCCATTGTTAACTGCAGAAGAGGAAGTGTTTTTTGCGCGCAGAGCATTACGTGGAGATGTTTCTTCTCGTCGTCGTATGATTGAAAGTAATTTAAGATTAGTAGTAAAGATTGCTCGTCGTTATAGTAATCGTGGTCTATCATTATTAGATTTAATTGAAGAAGGTAATCTTGGATTAATTCGTACAGTAGAGAAATTTGATCCAGAACGTGGTTTTCGCTTTTCAACTTACGCTACTTGGTGGATTCGTCAAACTATTGAAAGGGCTATTATGAATCAAACACGTACTATTCGTTTACCGATTCATATTGTTAAAGAATTAAATGTTTATTTACGTACAGCTCGTGAGCTCTCACATAAGCTAGATCATGAACCTAGTGCTGAAGAAATTGCAGAGCAATTAGATAAGCCAGTCGATGATGTAAGTCGTATGCTTCGATTAAATGAACGTATTACATCGGTTGATATACCATTAGGTAGCGGAGATTGTGAAAAAGCTCTTTTAGAAATTTTAACAGATGATAAAGATAATGATCCAGAAAATACTACTCAAGATGACGATATCAAACAGAGTATTGTAAAATGGCTTTTTGAATTAAATGCCAAACAAAGAGAAGTATTAGCTCGTCGTTTCGGATTATTAGGCTATGAAGCAGCAACATTAGAAGATGTAGGACGAGAGATTGGTTTAACACGTGAACGGGTACGTCAAATTCAAGTTGAAGGATTACGTCGTTTACGTGAAATTTTACAAGCTCAAGGTCTAAACATTGAAGCATTATTTCAAGAGTAA